The Labeo rohita strain BAU-BD-2019 chromosome 22, IGBB_LRoh.1.0, whole genome shotgun sequence genomic sequence GAGGACATTTTTGCATGGCAATTGCCTGCTTTCCATTGTTACATCAGGGTTCACTTTTATGTCCTTTAATTTTACTTCAATTTCAGAGTTGATTGCAGAAAATGAGGAGAATGAAGAACTGAATGAAGAGGAGGAGAAACACCATGTCaaaactggagaaaaacctttgAGTTGCTCTCAAACCGAACAGAAAGACTTAAAGAAAAGAAGGGATGAGAAATCTTTCACCtgcactcagtgtggaaagagtttgaCAAGCAAACAGTATCTTGAGGTTCAcatgaggatccacactggaaaGAAATTGCACACATGTGATCAATGCGGCAAACGATTTTTGTGGCCTTCAAACCTGAAGAGTCACCTAAAAGTTCATTCAAAGGAGAAACCACATTCATGTTCtttgtgtggaaagagttttgcaGAACTGCAGAATTTAAAAGCACATCAGAAGATACATATGGGTGTGAGAGATCATATGTGCTTTGAGTGTAAGAAGACTTTTATGACGTCTCACCATTTGAAACGACACCaaaggatccacactggagagaaaccttacatGTGTTCACACTGCAACAAGAGATTCAGTGTGCCAGAAAGCGTCAAAAAACATcagaggatccacactggagagaaaccatacacatgtgatcagtgtggtaAGAGTTTTAGACAAAAAACTCAACTTAATGTGCACATGAGTGTTCATACGGGAGAAAAACCGtacacatgtgatcagtgtgggaagagttttgCACAGTCAGCAAAGCTTAAGAGACACATGAACATCCACACTGAAGAGAAACTGCATGAATGTGATCAATGCgccaaaacatttttgtggtCTTCAGGCCTGAGGAGTCACCTGAAAGTTCATTCAAAGGAG encodes the following:
- the LOC127153735 gene encoding gastrula zinc finger protein XlCGF52.1-like, encoding MKRTEEQTELIAENEENEELNEEEEKHHVKTGEKPLSCSQTEQKDLKKRRDEKSFTCTQCGKSLTSKQYLEVHMRIHTGKKLHTCDQCGKRFLWPSNLKSHLKVHSKEKPHSCSLCGKSFAELQNLKAHQKIHMGVRDHMCFECKKTFMTSHHLKRHQRIHTGEKPYMCSHCNKRFSVPESVKKHQRIHTGEKPYTCDQCGKSFRQKTQLNVHMSVHTGEKPYTCDQCGKSFAQSAKLKRHMNIHTEEKLHECDQCAKTFLWSSGLRSHLKVHSKEKPYSCSVCGKSFSRLQNFKMHQKRHTSVRDYMCFECEKTFITATELKLHQRNHTGQKPYMCLHCNDRFNQSETLKRHEKIHTGEKPFTCDQCGKSFRHKDQLKVHNSVHTREKPYHCTACRRSFTRLSYLHKHTKNIHSK